The Gracilimonas sp. genome includes a region encoding these proteins:
- a CDS encoding M56 family metallopeptidase, whose amino-acid sequence MYELTELIKVIGNVSLDTFWFPIMIWTICCALAFLFLKTREKLNPLFHYHLRTAAILSLPLGIAVAAIMSKVPEWFASSNLETAFFVVQNPIEIVPGANPSSAELSAIQWQEPSFFIGAATIIICLISIFMIGRLISSYAALKSLYKNLSITELQEIPHEIDRPNNKPVKLAFHDHPLVPFTFGWKQPVIVLPKILQHEPEKLDMALQHELIHIKRGDYLLQLALSMIESLFWFHPLIRYGNQEIDTYREISCDQEVLSKSDFSIKSYANLLYELVPLSTGVGKLSVSMAVKNSTLKKRIKTMKYHKLHKASFRQSIFFLFLMILGITLPIACSDLRGPEMASLEELENAKININDATLSINGVSLDYRNLRDISVGGLGAISIVASEYGAFKIAPQNFDGGIQAGKIEGNTLSFKISELSVVLNSSAEILKGISNAPIWVSHNSKISEQFKKYPPLFWTSENVNAKIPPPPPSVPTAGDQEDLGDYFVVVEEMPKLKGGMAALMSKVEYPEMARKAGIEGRVTVQFIVNEQGNVENAKVVRGIGGGCDEQALEVIKQARFTPGYQKDRPVRVQYALSINFKLEDSEFSTPPPPPVKKSEAERNEG is encoded by the coding sequence ATGTATGAACTCACCGAACTGATCAAAGTAATTGGTAATGTAAGCCTGGATACCTTTTGGTTTCCCATCATGATTTGGACTATTTGCTGTGCCCTGGCTTTTCTGTTTCTGAAAACGCGTGAAAAACTGAATCCGTTGTTTCATTATCATCTGAGAACAGCAGCCATCCTTTCCCTGCCGCTGGGCATAGCAGTTGCGGCCATCATGAGTAAAGTGCCGGAATGGTTTGCTTCATCCAACCTGGAGACCGCTTTTTTTGTAGTTCAAAATCCTATTGAGATAGTACCCGGTGCTAATCCTTCTTCTGCGGAACTATCTGCTATCCAATGGCAGGAACCCTCTTTTTTTATAGGAGCAGCCACCATAATAATTTGCCTGATCTCCATTTTTATGATCGGAAGACTCATCAGTAGTTATGCGGCACTGAAATCTTTATACAAAAACTTAAGCATTACGGAATTGCAGGAAATCCCGCATGAAATTGACCGGCCCAATAACAAACCGGTGAAATTGGCTTTTCATGATCATCCGTTGGTTCCATTCACATTTGGATGGAAGCAACCGGTGATTGTCCTTCCAAAAATTCTGCAACATGAACCGGAAAAACTGGACATGGCCCTGCAGCATGAGCTCATCCACATTAAGCGGGGTGATTATTTGCTGCAGCTGGCATTGTCCATGATCGAATCTCTGTTTTGGTTTCACCCGTTAATCCGATACGGCAACCAAGAGATCGACACCTATCGCGAAATCAGTTGCGATCAGGAGGTACTTTCCAAATCCGATTTCTCCATTAAGTCTTATGCCAATCTCTTGTATGAATTAGTGCCACTCAGCACCGGTGTTGGAAAACTCTCGGTGAGTATGGCAGTCAAAAATTCAACACTCAAAAAACGTATTAAGACCATGAAATATCACAAATTACATAAAGCATCGTTCAGGCAAAGCATCTTCTTTTTATTCCTGATGATATTGGGGATTACCCTGCCTATTGCCTGTTCTGATTTAAGAGGGCCGGAAATGGCTTCACTCGAGGAACTTGAGAATGCCAAAATTAATATTAATGATGCAACCCTCTCTATAAACGGAGTCTCATTAGATTATAGAAATCTAAGGGATATTTCAGTCGGAGGGCTCGGAGCGATTAGTATTGTAGCATCCGAATACGGAGCTTTTAAAATTGCACCCCAGAATTTTGACGGTGGAATTCAAGCTGGTAAAATTGAAGGCAATACACTTAGCTTTAAAATAAGTGAGCTTAGTGTAGTATTAAATTCATCTGCTGAAATCCTGAAGGGAATCTCTAATGCCCCTATTTGGGTATCGCATAACAGTAAAATATCAGAACAGTTTAAAAAATATCCCCCTCTGTTTTGGACATCTGAAAATGTAAACGCCAAAATTCCACCTCCACCTCCGTCAGTTCCTACTGCTGGTGATCAAGAAGATCTTGGCGATTACTTCGTAGTTGTGGAAGAGATGCCCAAGCTGAAAGGCGGTATGGCTGCGTTAATGTCTAAAGTAGAATATCCTGAAATGGCCCGTAAAGCGGGAATTGAAGGCAGAGTTACAGTGCAATTTATCGTAAATGAACAAGGTAATGTAGAGAATGCCAAGGTTGTTCGGGGCATTGGTGGAGGTTGTGATGAACAGGCGCTTGAAGTAATAAAACAAGCCCGGTTTACGCCCGGCTATCAAAAAGATCGCCCGGTTCGGGTACAATATGCGCTATCCATTAATTTTAAATTGGAGGACTCAGAGTTTTCGACTCCCCCACCTCCACCCGTTAAAAAATCAGAGGCAGAACGTAACGAAGGATAG
- a CDS encoding BlaI/MecI/CopY family transcriptional regulator, translating to MRKSLTPLGESEMEILHHVWEMGEATVAQVQEEILKERKVAYTTVMTIMKNLNDKGYLKYRKDGVTYVYSARKKPEEVQSSLVSGMIDKVFKGSTSALVQTLVKRENLSEEELKELRDMIDNMEDK from the coding sequence ATGAGAAAATCATTGACACCCCTTGGAGAATCGGAAATGGAAATCCTGCACCACGTGTGGGAAATGGGGGAAGCTACCGTTGCTCAGGTGCAGGAAGAAATCCTGAAGGAACGTAAAGTGGCTTATACCACCGTCATGACCATCATGAAGAATTTAAACGACAAAGGATATTTAAAGTATCGTAAAGACGGCGTGACCTATGTATACAGCGCCCGTAAAAAGCCGGAAGAGGTGCAGTCGAGCCTGGTATCCGGCATGATTGATAAAGTATTTAAGGGATCAACCTCTGCCCTGGTGCAAACGCTGGTGAAGAGAGAAAACCTCAGCGAGGAGGAACTGAAGGAACTCCGCGACATGATAGACAACATGGAGGACAAGTAA
- a CDS encoding long-chain fatty acid--CoA ligase — protein sequence MKYEPTTILSVVSEGIEKNETGIYSAVKRDGKWIETTIDDFNQMVHDLAMGLYELGVRKGDKVSLHAENSTEWLVIDQAILSLGAVVVPIYTTQPGEQIKYILENSEAKVHFVSNDEVFAETKPLIKGVDNVKAIISILGSNHNKLKTFDEILEMGHKKGEEDPNLFDKLRSDVQPDDLATLIYTSGTTGVPKGVMLTHNNIAGNALASHEIFPFDPKEHDEPKVLSYLPLAHMFERTASYIYAYVGVPPYYIDEVEEIRDDFQAVKPIYMVTVPRLLEKIVTGIKVKGQEFSGLKKQLYYWAVNLAEEYDPEDPPASWKWKIADKLVYAKIREMFGGNLVGLNVGGAALSPNIARFMNGIGIYCGLGYGLTETSPVLTGPPVGELRIGSSGKPLVDVELKIAEDGEILAKGPNIMKGYYKMPEKTEEAIDKDGWFHTGDIGHIDEDGWLFVTDRKKSLFKLSTGKYVAPQPIENALVNSGFIEQAVVVGSEHKFCGALIVPNWENMKKRFKSTGHDFPEDNPTENEFVIKRIQKEIDKVNEELSKWEKVKKFKLLKDQFTIDDGEITPTLKIKRNVINEKYKEQIDSIYAEEEEES from the coding sequence ATGAAATACGAACCTACCACGATTTTGTCTGTCGTCTCTGAAGGAATTGAAAAAAATGAAACAGGGATATATTCGGCTGTAAAGCGGGATGGAAAATGGATTGAAACAACCATTGATGATTTTAACCAGATGGTACACGACCTGGCCATGGGCTTGTATGAGCTGGGCGTTCGAAAAGGAGATAAGGTTTCTCTGCATGCTGAAAACAGTACGGAGTGGCTGGTCATTGACCAGGCCATTCTATCTTTGGGGGCGGTTGTAGTGCCCATCTATACCACTCAGCCCGGCGAGCAGATTAAATATATTCTGGAGAATTCCGAGGCAAAGGTTCATTTTGTATCTAACGACGAAGTGTTTGCGGAAACCAAGCCACTGATTAAAGGTGTCGATAACGTGAAGGCGATCATCTCCATTCTAGGTTCAAACCATAACAAGCTCAAGACTTTTGATGAAATCCTGGAAATGGGGCACAAGAAAGGGGAGGAAGATCCGAATTTGTTTGATAAGCTTCGCAGCGACGTACAACCTGATGACCTTGCTACGCTGATCTATACTTCAGGGACCACCGGTGTACCTAAAGGAGTGATGCTGACCCACAACAATATTGCCGGGAATGCTCTGGCCTCGCACGAAATTTTTCCTTTCGACCCTAAAGAGCACGATGAACCAAAGGTCCTTTCCTACCTGCCGCTGGCGCATATGTTTGAACGTACAGCATCCTATATCTATGCCTATGTGGGGGTTCCTCCTTATTACATCGATGAGGTGGAGGAGATACGGGATGATTTTCAAGCCGTGAAGCCCATCTACATGGTTACCGTACCGCGATTGCTCGAGAAAATTGTTACCGGTATAAAAGTTAAAGGACAGGAATTCAGCGGACTGAAAAAGCAGCTTTACTACTGGGCGGTTAATTTGGCTGAAGAGTATGATCCGGAAGATCCGCCTGCTTCCTGGAAATGGAAAATTGCCGACAAGCTGGTGTATGCTAAAATCCGGGAAATGTTTGGTGGAAACCTGGTGGGGCTTAATGTGGGGGGAGCTGCACTTTCACCGAATATCGCTCGTTTTATGAACGGAATTGGGATTTATTGCGGGTTGGGATATGGACTCACAGAAACTTCCCCGGTACTTACCGGGCCACCTGTGGGGGAACTCCGAATCGGTTCATCCGGAAAGCCGCTGGTGGATGTGGAGCTCAAAATTGCCGAGGATGGAGAAATTCTGGCTAAAGGCCCGAACATCATGAAAGGCTATTACAAAATGCCGGAAAAAACCGAGGAGGCAATTGACAAAGACGGCTGGTTTCATACCGGAGACATCGGGCATATTGATGAGGATGGATGGTTGTTTGTAACCGACCGGAAGAAATCGCTTTTTAAACTTTCAACGGGTAAATATGTAGCTCCGCAACCGATAGAAAATGCTTTGGTGAACAGCGGGTTTATTGAACAGGCGGTAGTTGTAGGAAGTGAGCATAAATTTTGTGGTGCCTTAATTGTCCCGAACTGGGAGAACATGAAAAAACGGTTTAAGTCAACCGGACACGACTTCCCGGAAGATAATCCTACTGAGAATGAGTTTGTGATCAAGAGAATTCAGAAGGAAATAGACAAAGTGAACGAGGAGCTTTCCAAGTGGGAGAAAGTGAAAAAGTTCAAGCTGTTGAAAGATCAGTTTACCATTGATGACGGGGAAATCACACCCACGCTTAAAATTAAACGAAATGTGATCAATGAGAAATACAAAGAGCAAATCGACAGTATCTATGCAGAAGAAGAGGAAGAATCTTAG
- a CDS encoding acetyl-CoA C-acyltransferase, which translates to MSTKTAYIVAAARTACGKANKGSLRFTRPDSMGGEVVKDLLNRTKGLEAEQVEDVIMGCAFPEASQGLNVARQIALLGGLPDSVPGVTVNRFCSSGLQTIAMAAERIMAGGADVIIAGGVESMSLVPMGGMSVQPNPELVENKPGVYVSMGITAENVANKYEVSRQDQDQFAYQSHQRAIKAWEDGKFDSQITPVEVHEKKVTADGEVVEESFTFKQDEGPRKDTSVEALSGLRPVFKNEGSVTAGNSSQMNDAAAGVVVMSGEMVEKLDLKPMARYVGFQVAGVAPQIMGIGPIEAVPKVLNKTGLKLSDIDLIELNEAFASQSLAVIRELGLDQEITNVNGGAIAMGHPLGCTGAKLTTQILYEMKERNSKYGLVTMCIGGGMGAAGIFENL; encoded by the coding sequence ATGTCTACTAAAACAGCATACATCGTTGCAGCAGCACGAACAGCTTGTGGTAAAGCTAATAAAGGATCACTTCGTTTTACGCGGCCGGATTCTATGGGGGGAGAGGTAGTCAAAGATCTTCTGAACAGAACTAAAGGATTAGAGGCTGAGCAGGTTGAAGATGTTATAATGGGTTGTGCCTTTCCGGAGGCGTCACAGGGACTAAATGTGGCCCGACAGATCGCTTTGTTGGGTGGATTGCCAGACTCAGTTCCGGGTGTTACCGTAAACCGGTTTTGTTCCTCGGGGTTGCAAACCATTGCCATGGCAGCAGAACGTATCATGGCTGGTGGCGCTGATGTGATCATTGCCGGAGGAGTAGAATCCATGAGCCTGGTCCCAATGGGAGGAATGTCGGTTCAACCCAACCCGGAGTTGGTTGAAAATAAGCCGGGCGTGTATGTAAGCATGGGTATCACGGCTGAAAATGTAGCCAATAAGTACGAAGTCAGCCGTCAAGATCAGGATCAATTTGCATATCAAAGTCACCAGCGGGCGATAAAAGCCTGGGAAGATGGAAAGTTTGACAGCCAAATCACTCCTGTAGAAGTCCATGAAAAGAAAGTAACGGCTGATGGGGAAGTAGTAGAGGAATCATTCACCTTTAAACAGGATGAAGGCCCCAGAAAAGATACTTCGGTTGAGGCACTATCGGGACTGCGGCCTGTGTTTAAAAATGAAGGAAGTGTAACAGCCGGTAACTCATCTCAAATGAATGATGCCGCAGCCGGGGTAGTGGTTATGAGTGGTGAAATGGTTGAGAAGCTTGACCTGAAACCTATGGCCAGATATGTAGGCTTTCAGGTAGCAGGAGTAGCTCCTCAAATTATGGGCATAGGACCGATTGAAGCTGTTCCAAAAGTACTGAACAAAACCGGATTGAAATTATCGGACATTGATTTGATAGAACTTAATGAGGCTTTTGCTTCACAGTCGCTGGCGGTAATTCGTGAGCTTGGGTTAGACCAGGAAATCACAAACGTAAATGGCGGAGCTATAGCCATGGGGCACCCGCTTGGTTGTACCGGGGCCAAATTGACCACGCAGATTCTTTACGAGATGAAAGAACGCAATTCAAAATATGGATTGGTTACCATGTGTATAGGCGGCGGAATGGGTGCTGCCGGTATTTTTGAAAATCTTTAA
- a CDS encoding TIGR00725 family protein, with protein sequence MDKKIIIGIMGPGSSATDNDLEVAFELGKLLAENHYYVLIGGRASGVMEAAMKGAKSAGGTTLGILPSENGEDQSEFVDIPIKTGMGSARNNINVLTADVVIGVGIGPGTASEIALAIKAQKPILLLNQSPESISFFQEFRYKDLVITNKLEELLKHIDAVL encoded by the coding sequence ATGGATAAGAAAATAATCATCGGAATAATGGGCCCCGGTTCAAGCGCAACCGATAACGATCTCGAAGTAGCTTTTGAACTGGGCAAGCTACTGGCTGAAAACCACTATTATGTATTAATCGGCGGGCGGGCTTCGGGTGTGATGGAAGCCGCTATGAAAGGAGCAAAATCGGCCGGAGGAACCACTTTAGGAATTCTGCCATCCGAAAATGGAGAGGATCAATCCGAATTTGTAGATATCCCCATTAAAACGGGAATGGGCAGTGCACGGAATAACATCAATGTTCTTACGGCTGATGTAGTGATCGGGGTTGGTATTGGACCGGGTACCGCCTCGGAAATTGCTTTGGCCATCAAAGCACAAAAACCCATCCTTTTACTGAACCAAAGTCCGGAGTCGATTTCCTTCTTCCAGGAATTTAGATATAAAGATCTCGTTATCACAAATAAGTTGGAAGAGCTTTTAAAGCATATCGATGCTGTTTTATGA
- a CDS encoding 3-hydroxyacyl-CoA dehydrogenase/enoyl-CoA hydratase family protein, translating into MSTKKYSIRKVAVLGSGVMGSQIAAHCVNAGLDVVLLDLKSDDPIRPNKMVEESLQKASKMKPAPFGKPDLAKRIEIGNFEDDFDELKEADWICEVIVEKMDIKKDMMSRIEKVRKPETIVSSNTSGLPISEISEECSDDFKAHFLGTHFFNPPRYMKLLEVIPTATTSEDVTEFMHRFCEKTLGKGVVICKDTPNFIANRIGIFSIANIMPYFFDGDFRAEEIDLLTGTLTGYSKAATFRTADMAGLDVTNHVAKNLYPSIPDDEMRETFNLPKEFEKMVEEGIIGNKAGKGFYTKQDGEYLVLNPKNFEYESQQQLEDPILDEAKKIKDTEERLKFLVFSGEKIGDFLWNVHRDLLLYAANRIPEITDSPLSIDRAMQWGFNWEMGPFERWDALGLNNMVERLEKEGAAVPELISEMLDAGISSFYEDGKVYDPQSKAMVDIPPEAKGEVKVHHLRKQKSPVMENNSVSLHDMGDGVALFEFHTPNSTLGSELVQSLYNSLDTVKDQFDALVISHDADNFAFGANLKEALVAKQNNDWDSVVEAVENFQKTAVALRYAPFPVVAAPFGKTLGGGVEFCLYSDKVVAHHELYMGLVEVGVGLIPAGGGTTELLRRAMGKLEGDADPLPFIREVFKTIGMAKVSESAHRAHELGYMRASDTIVMNRDLLIKRAKEEALNLVHAGYQSPAETPVKVLGKTALSAMKLMLHVMHEGKYITDYDKVVAERVAYVLAGGDLSEVQEVPESYLLKLEREAILECLQDDRTLARMEHMLKKGKPLRN; encoded by the coding sequence ATGAGCACAAAGAAATATTCGATCAGGAAAGTAGCCGTATTAGGGTCAGGAGTGATGGGGAGCCAGATTGCAGCGCATTGCGTAAATGCCGGACTGGATGTGGTGTTACTGGATCTTAAAAGTGATGATCCCATTCGCCCCAATAAAATGGTGGAAGAAAGTCTTCAAAAAGCTTCGAAGATGAAGCCGGCACCCTTCGGAAAACCGGATTTGGCGAAACGAATCGAAATTGGAAATTTCGAAGATGATTTTGATGAGCTAAAAGAGGCTGACTGGATTTGTGAAGTGATCGTAGAGAAGATGGACATCAAAAAAGATATGATGTCTCGCATTGAAAAGGTTCGTAAGCCGGAAACCATTGTCAGCTCCAATACATCCGGGCTTCCAATAAGTGAGATTTCCGAAGAATGCAGTGACGATTTTAAAGCCCATTTTCTGGGAACGCATTTCTTTAATCCACCCCGGTATATGAAGCTTCTGGAAGTAATTCCAACTGCAACCACTTCCGAAGATGTAACTGAATTCATGCACCGCTTCTGTGAGAAAACACTCGGCAAAGGGGTCGTGATTTGTAAAGACACACCCAACTTTATCGCCAATCGGATTGGGATTTTCTCCATCGCTAATATCATGCCTTATTTCTTTGATGGTGACTTCCGGGCTGAAGAAATTGACTTGCTAACCGGAACACTCACCGGGTATTCCAAAGCAGCCACCTTCCGAACGGCAGACATGGCCGGACTGGATGTTACCAATCATGTAGCCAAAAACCTGTATCCATCCATTCCGGATGATGAAATGCGGGAGACTTTCAACCTGCCGAAAGAATTCGAAAAAATGGTGGAAGAAGGCATAATTGGCAATAAAGCCGGGAAAGGGTTTTACACTAAGCAGGATGGGGAATATCTCGTTCTCAATCCAAAGAACTTTGAATATGAGTCGCAGCAACAATTGGAAGACCCAATTCTGGATGAAGCCAAAAAAATAAAAGACACGGAAGAGCGACTGAAATTTCTGGTTTTCTCAGGCGAGAAAATTGGTGATTTCCTTTGGAATGTGCATCGGGATTTACTGCTGTATGCAGCCAATCGAATTCCTGAAATTACCGATTCCCCTCTTTCCATCGACCGCGCCATGCAGTGGGGGTTTAACTGGGAGATGGGCCCTTTCGAACGCTGGGATGCCTTAGGACTTAACAACATGGTAGAGCGGCTTGAGAAGGAAGGTGCTGCAGTTCCTGAGTTAATAAGTGAAATGCTGGATGCCGGAATATCTTCTTTTTATGAAGATGGAAAGGTGTACGATCCTCAATCTAAAGCCATGGTAGATATTCCGCCGGAGGCTAAAGGAGAAGTCAAGGTCCATCATCTTCGTAAGCAAAAATCTCCGGTTATGGAGAACAACAGTGTGTCCCTTCACGATATGGGTGATGGAGTTGCACTGTTTGAATTCCACACCCCAAATTCTACACTGGGCAGCGAGCTGGTTCAGTCCCTGTATAATTCGCTGGATACGGTCAAAGATCAATTTGATGCACTGGTTATCAGTCATGATGCCGACAACTTCGCTTTTGGAGCCAACCTCAAGGAGGCCCTGGTTGCCAAGCAGAATAACGATTGGGACAGCGTGGTGGAAGCTGTTGAAAACTTCCAGAAAACAGCCGTTGCTCTCAGGTATGCTCCATTTCCGGTAGTGGCTGCTCCTTTTGGGAAGACTTTGGGCGGAGGCGTAGAATTTTGCCTGTATTCGGATAAAGTAGTGGCCCATCATGAATTGTATATGGGCTTGGTAGAAGTTGGAGTCGGGTTAATTCCGGCCGGTGGAGGAACCACAGAGCTGCTCCGAAGGGCCATGGGAAAACTGGAGGGAGATGCAGATCCATTGCCTTTTATCCGGGAGGTATTCAAGACTATCGGGATGGCAAAAGTATCGGAAAGCGCTCACCGGGCTCATGAACTTGGCTACATGAGGGCTTCCGATACAATTGTTATGAATCGTGATCTTTTAATCAAAAGAGCCAAAGAAGAAGCTCTGAACTTAGTTCACGCGGGTTATCAGTCGCCGGCTGAAACCCCGGTTAAAGTGTTAGGAAAGACTGCTCTTTCTGCCATGAAACTCATGCTCCATGTTATGCATGAAGGAAAGTATATCACTGATTACGACAAAGTGGTAGCCGAACGGGTGGCCTATGTGTTGGCCGGTGGAGATCTAAGTGAAGTCCAGGAAGTCCCGGAATCTTATCTCTTGAAGCTGGAAAGGGAAGCAATCCTTGAATGCCTGCAGGATGACCGAACACTGGCCCGAATGGAACACATGCTGAAGAAGGGAAAACCGTTAAGGAATTAG
- a CDS encoding SDR family oxidoreductase, which yields MFKEDTLSGQTILITGGGSGLGLSMAKGFARCGAKIAICGRTEKKLEKAVKEIEKEGEGIVARYYQCDVRDYDGVTTMFEQIIDDFGAITGLVNNAAGNFLSASEDLSPGGFKAVVDIVLHGSFNCTHVFGNYLIDNEKEGNILNMVTTYAEGTGCAFVLPSACSKAGVLAMTRSLAFEWATYGIRLNAIAPGPFPTEGAWSRLVPKKVLEKNFKNKIPAKRYGEHEELANLAIFLMSDLAPYITGECVVIDGGERLQAGQFNFVDGLMSRSKLKKLFKAMKP from the coding sequence ATGTTTAAAGAAGACACGCTATCAGGACAAACAATCTTAATTACAGGTGGGGGCAGTGGCTTGGGGCTTTCTATGGCTAAGGGTTTTGCCCGATGCGGAGCAAAAATTGCCATCTGTGGGCGTACGGAAAAGAAGCTGGAAAAGGCCGTCAAGGAGATAGAAAAAGAAGGGGAAGGGATTGTAGCACGTTATTATCAATGTGATGTACGAGATTATGATGGTGTAACAACGATGTTTGAACAAATCATAGACGATTTTGGAGCTATTACCGGTTTAGTGAACAATGCAGCCGGGAATTTTCTTTCCGCTTCGGAGGATCTTTCACCAGGTGGATTTAAAGCCGTGGTAGATATTGTCCTTCATGGTAGCTTCAATTGTACACATGTATTTGGTAACTACCTTATCGACAATGAAAAGGAGGGTAATATTTTAAACATGGTAACCACCTATGCCGAAGGTACGGGGTGTGCTTTTGTGTTGCCCTCAGCCTGCAGTAAAGCGGGAGTGTTAGCGATGACCCGTTCACTTGCCTTTGAATGGGCTACATACGGAATCCGATTAAATGCTATAGCCCCCGGCCCTTTCCCTACCGAGGGCGCCTGGTCAAGATTGGTGCCTAAAAAAGTGTTGGAGAAGAATTTTAAGAATAAGATTCCTGCAAAAAGATATGGCGAGCATGAAGAGCTCGCCAATCTTGCAATCTTTCTTATGTCTGACCTCGCTCCCTATATAACCGGGGAATGTGTGGTTATTGACGGAGGAGAAAGGCTTCAGGCCGGTCAGTTCAACTTCGTGGACGGTTTGATGTCGCGCAGTAAACTGAAAAAATTATTTAAAGCAATGAAGCCTTAG
- a CDS encoding PspC domain-containing protein yields MPAKLRKSRTDKMLAGVCGGFAEYLGWDPTLVRIIFAIILVSSFGTAVLAYFILAIVMPD; encoded by the coding sequence ATGCCAGCTAAATTAAGAAAATCAAGAACAGACAAAATGCTTGCCGGCGTTTGCGGAGGTTTTGCTGAGTATCTCGGATGGGACCCAACCCTTGTCCGTATTATTTTTGCTATTATCCTCGTTTCCAGTTTCGGGACGGCTGTACTGGCTTATTTTATTCTTGCCATTGTAATGCCCGACTGA
- a CDS encoding four helix bundle protein has protein sequence MTKKFPEEEKFGIISQMRRCSVSISSNIAEGAGRNSDKEFRQLLNISFGSCSELETQLIISHNLEYLTKSEFEKLTAELTEIQRMLFTLIKKFS, from the coding sequence GTGACCAAGAAATTTCCAGAAGAAGAAAAGTTTGGCATTATTTCGCAAATGAGAAGATGCTCTGTTTCAATTAGTTCAAACATAGCAGAAGGAGCTGGAAGAAACTCTGACAAGGAATTTCGACAATTACTGAATATTTCATTTGGGTCATGTTCCGAATTGGAAACGCAATTAATTATTAGCCATAACCTTGAGTATTTGACAAAAAGTGAGTTTGAAAAACTAACAGCAGAGTTAACTGAGATTCAAAGAATGTTGTTCACTTTAATAAAAAAATTCTCTTAA
- a CDS encoding hotdog fold thioesterase: MFIQEDLKKKAEIYFNFSHKHMGHALGMEFEHVAKDKMVATMPVNENSVQPFGVLHGGASVALAETLCSVGGWFQLDETSQTVVGVEINANHIRSVKMGGKVTGTAKPVHVGRKIQVWECELRDEREKLVCSSRCTLAVINRPDS, from the coding sequence ATGTTCATCCAAGAGGATCTAAAAAAGAAAGCCGAGATTTATTTCAACTTTTCCCATAAGCATATGGGGCATGCTTTGGGGATGGAGTTTGAGCACGTGGCCAAAGACAAAATGGTAGCCACCATGCCGGTAAATGAAAATTCGGTGCAACCATTCGGGGTATTACATGGCGGAGCTTCTGTTGCCCTCGCCGAAACGTTGTGTTCGGTAGGCGGCTGGTTTCAATTGGACGAGACCAGTCAAACAGTGGTAGGAGTGGAGATAAATGCCAATCACATCCGGTCAGTGAAGATGGGAGGAAAAGTAACAGGAACTGCAAAGCCTGTTCATGTTGGAAGAAAAATTCAGGTCTGGGAATGTGAGCTTCGCGATGAACGGGAAAAGCTGGTGTGTTCTTCGCGGTGTACCCTGGCTGTGATTAATCGACCTGATAGTTGA